Genomic window (Sulfurovum sp. NBC37-1):
TTCGGTGGCGGAGGAAAGGGTTACCCTCAATTAACCGGAGGTAATCAGGACAAAGATGAAAACGGTATTGTCAAAACGCTTAAAAACCAGAGAATCAAGCCGGGTATGGATGCACCAAAAAGAACAGTGGGTACCTACTGGCCATATGCCACTACATTGTTTACATACATCAGGGATGCAATGCCTTATGCACATCCAAAATCTTTAACAGATGATGAAGTGTATGCGATCACTGCCTATATTCTTGCGCAAAATGAGATAGAGATAGACGGTGAAGAGTTGGATGATGATTATGTTCTTAACAGAGAGAAACTGATGAAAGTCGTTCTCCCCAACAAAGATGGTTTCTACCCTGAGATCGATGGACCAAAAGGCCCTGCAAATGTCAAAGCATTCTTTGCTGACCGTGCCAAAAATATCGGTATGGGTAAAAGATGTATGAAAGACTGTAAAGATCCAAGTTCAGGACCTGGTGAAAAAGGACTTCCTCCGAAGGTAATGAAGATCAAGTATGAGATGAAAGACGTTGTACCTCCGTACGCTTATGCCAAAGATCTTCCGCCTGAGCCAAAAGGCCAGGGCGCTTCTAAAGGCCAGAAACTGTATGAGGCTTCCTGTAAACTTTGCCATGGTACCGATACCATGGGTGCTCCAAAAGTGGGTGATGCAGATGCGTGGAAGAAAGTCATGGAAAAAGGTATGGACAAAGTACTTGTGAATGCGATCAAAGGTACAGGAGCCATGCCTCCAAAAGGCGGAAACACAGACCTTAGTGATGCAGACATCAAAGAGATAGTTGAGTATATGGCGGGTGCAAGTAAATAAGTGAAATTCACATTTACTTCACAATAAAACAATAAAATATTGCAAATGGAGGAGACTCCTCCTGCAATCCAAATTCAAATTAAAGGAAACATAATGGAAAGAAGAAAATTTTTAGGCTTGGGACTTGCGGCAGCAGCAGTAATGTTAACACCAATGGCAAAACTACACGCTATCAACTTTAGAGAAACTAAACCAAAAGCATGGGAAGCGGCAAAATCAACAGATGCAATCAAAGCACTGTTCGGAGATGCTCCACTGGAAAAAACAGATAAGATCAAATTCGTAGCGCCAAAACTGGCAGAGAACGGTGGATCGATTCCTATTACACTTAAAAGTGACCTGGACATTGAAACGATCGCACTTTTCCAAGATGCAAACCCCAGATCTCTATCAGTGGTATTCTCTGTGCCGGAAGGTCAAAAAGTAGATTACTCATTCAGAATTAAAATGAGACAAACTGCACTGGTTACTATCGTAGCAAAAACAAGAGATGGTAAACTCTATACGACCGGAAAAGAGATCGATGTATCTATCGGTGGATGTGGTGGTTGATTCAACCTCTATCGCAATAGACTGAAAAATGAATTGAGTAAAAAAAGATATACATAAAAATTTAAAAAAAGGATACAAAATGGGTAAAATGAAAATTAAAGCAAAAGAGAAAAACGGCGTTGTTCAAGTAAAAGCAATGTTTAAAAGTCTTATGGCTGACAAAGAAGAGGCTGAGAAAAAGAAAATTGATGTTCAGTACATTAAGCGTATTGTCGGAAAGGTAAACGGTAAAGTTGTCTTTGAAGCTGACACAAGCGGATTTATGTCAGAGAATCCATTGTTGAAGTTCTCATTTACGGGAGCAAAAAAAGGTGATGAACTGGAATTTGAAGTTACTGATAACAATGGTAAAACAAAGACAGGTAAGAAGAAAATAAAATAAGGGACACTTATGAAAAGTCTATTAGCCATATTAATAATAGTGGCATTTGCTGCGGCAATACCCTTTATTGGTAATAAAAGTATAAAAGTCGAACACCCGAGCCATCTGGATGCTGATGGTAACTTCATCGTTCATGAGTGGGTCAAACCACATACGGGTGGCGGTCCTGAATGGGACTACAACCTAAAGCCGGTTCAGATAAGTGACCGTGTATGGTGTTTCTTCGGTGCGCTTGAGATGCCGACAAAAGACAATGCCGGATATATGTCAAACAGTTGTTATATCAAAGGTGATGACCAGTGGATCACTTGGGATACAGGCCCATCGTATATCTTTGCAAAACAAGCATATGCACAGATGAAAAAAATCGCTGATATGCCTGTGAAAACAGTTATTATCAGCCATGAGCATGATGATCACTGGTTGGGTAACAACTTCTATAAAGAGGTATTCGGTGCTACGATCTATGGTACGCCATTGATCAATGAGGATTATTACGGTCCGAGACATGTTGACGGTAAAGATTATCCTGGTATGCAAACCAGAATGATCAAGGCACTCTACCAGAATGCGATCAGAGGTACCGTACTTGCAAAAGTGGATAAAACATTTGAAGAGACTAGCAAATTCACTATTTCAGGTGTGAATCTTGAGTATGTGAGAGTCGGTTATGCCCACTCAGAAGATGACTGGTTCCTCTATTTGCCGGATGACAAAGTAGTATTGGCTGCCGATGTCGTTATGAACGGTAGGGTAACTTCGAACAGAGACGGTATCGTTGTCGGACAGATCAATGCGATCAATGCGATCAGAGCCAGAGAGTGGGAACATTTGGTTCCGGGACATGGATTTGTCACTGACAAATCGGCAGCGGACGAGTCTGTACAATACTTTGCATTACTCAAAGACAGAGTGCTTGCAAAAATGGAAGAGGGTGTCGTTGCCGACATGATTACCAAAGAGGTAACTTTACCGGAATTCAAAGACAAAGACCTGTACTGGATCCTTAGTCCAGGAAACGTATTTAGATCTTATGAAGAACTGGAAATGTTCGACGAAGATGATCTGATCGACTTCAGTGCTGAAAAGAGTGATGGCGGTAACGATCAAGAGAAAGACGAGGAAGCGTAAAAGAAGTGAAGTTTAAACGACTTATTTTTATGCTCTTGACTGTTGTTGGCATAGCATTTGCCAATGACATCGATCTTGATCAGATTGTGCATGATGCAAAAAAAACCAATAAACATATATTGGTTTTTTTGCACATCACAGGATGTAACTACTGCCTCAAGATGCAAGAGTTCACTTTTGATGATGAAAAGGTAGAAGCAGAGATAAAAAAAGATTTTATTTTTGTAGATATCAATGTGCGTGATGAAGGCATTGTGTCTTTTGACGGGTTAAAAGTCAGCAAGCTCAAGTTTGCAAAAGAGATAGGTTACCCCATGTATCCAAGTTGTCTATTCTTTGATCAGAATGGAGAACTTGTATATGATGAAGTAGGCTACAGGGATGAAGTTAAATTCCTTGATACCTTACATTTGGTGAGCACTAAAGCCTACAATGATGTAGAGTAATGAAAGTAAATAAAATGACTAAAGTCGGTATTATTCATGCATTATTTTATTCTTCTGCTGATGGTCGCAGCGCTGCTGATGAGATGCTGCTGGATACCAAAGGCATCGTGAAAGACAAGCACTACAACCAAAACATACAGAGGTCCGTCCTTCTTACTTCGATGCACAGCTATGTACTTGCGGAAAAGTATGATATTGAGCTGCCTCATGGTGTATTGGGTGAAAATATT
Coding sequences:
- a CDS encoding c-type cytochrome, producing the protein MFKLDRKLVTLGMTLMMSSTFAVAAATQCMPGVYESKPGAIDGGVIYPRKNGVYTAYRYNTQSTKGIWYGRTPTANEIKAWDVDARPDGKGLPEGEGSVELGDELFEAQCAVCHGEFGGGGKGYPQLTGGNQDKDENGIVKTLKNQRIKPGMDAPKRTVGTYWPYATTLFTYIRDAMPYAHPKSLTDDEVYAITAYILAQNEIEIDGEELDDDYVLNREKLMKVVLPNKDGFYPEIDGPKGPANVKAFFADRAKNIGMGKRCMKDCKDPSSGPGEKGLPPKVMKIKYEMKDVVPPYAYAKDLPPEPKGQGASKGQKLYEASCKLCHGTDTMGAPKVGDADAWKKVMEKGMDKVLVNAIKGTGAMPPKGGNTDLSDADIKEIVEYMAGASK
- the soxY gene encoding thiosulfate oxidation carrier protein SoxY; its protein translation is MERRKFLGLGLAAAAVMLTPMAKLHAINFRETKPKAWEAAKSTDAIKALFGDAPLEKTDKIKFVAPKLAENGGSIPITLKSDLDIETIALFQDANPRSLSVVFSVPEGQKVDYSFRIKMRQTALVTIVAKTRDGKLYTTGKEIDVSIGGCGG
- the soxZ gene encoding thiosulfate oxidation carrier complex protein SoxZ, whose protein sequence is MGKMKIKAKEKNGVVQVKAMFKSLMADKEEAEKKKIDVQYIKRIVGKVNGKVVFEADTSGFMSENPLLKFSFTGAKKGDELEFEVTDNNGKTKTGKKKIK
- a CDS encoding MBL fold metallo-hydrolase; translated protein: MKSLLAILIIVAFAAAIPFIGNKSIKVEHPSHLDADGNFIVHEWVKPHTGGGPEWDYNLKPVQISDRVWCFFGALEMPTKDNAGYMSNSCYIKGDDQWITWDTGPSYIFAKQAYAQMKKIADMPVKTVIISHEHDDHWLGNNFYKEVFGATIYGTPLINEDYYGPRHVDGKDYPGMQTRMIKALYQNAIRGTVLAKVDKTFEETSKFTISGVNLEYVRVGYAHSEDDWFLYLPDDKVVLAADVVMNGRVTSNRDGIVVGQINAINAIRAREWEHLVPGHGFVTDKSAADESVQYFALLKDRVLAKMEEGVVADMITKEVTLPEFKDKDLYWILSPGNVFRSYEELEMFDEDDLIDFSAEKSDGGNDQEKDEEA
- a CDS encoding thioredoxin family protein, with translation MKFKRLIFMLLTVVGIAFANDIDLDQIVHDAKKTNKHILVFLHITGCNYCLKMQEFTFDDEKVEAEIKKDFIFVDINVRDEGIVSFDGLKVSKLKFAKEIGYPMYPSCLFFDQNGELVYDEVGYRDEVKFLDTLHLVSTKAYNDVE
- a CDS encoding MOSC domain-containing protein is translated as MKVNKMTKVGIIHALFYSSADGRSAADEMLLDTKGIVKDKHYNQNIQRSVLLTSMHSYVLAEKYDIELPHGVLGENILMDYNPYHLPGGSRLQIGDAVLEISQHCTLCKGLSQVDAKLPKLLKNDRGIFAKVTEPGKIRTGDDVYLLD